The Dreissena polymorpha isolate Duluth1 unplaced genomic scaffold, UMN_Dpol_1.0 chrUn064, whole genome shotgun sequence genome includes a region encoding these proteins:
- the LOC127863938 gene encoding zinc finger protein 862-like yields the protein MSNIEERFPDLPLLQLFEAFNTTKFPTGDLGNHGEQDIKKLADHFNLPVDATLHNWRQVRGSLQGTEKKAEEAMEWVTIHLRNSHDQLYKLASVGLLLPTSTADCERGFSTMKRIKTDNRARMKSAVLNALMTVSIEGPDIEAVDFG from the exons ATGTCCAACATAGAAGAGCGATTTCCAGACTTGCCATTGCTGCAGCTCTTCGAGGCTTTCAACACCACCAAGTTCCCCACTGGAGATTTGGGCAACCATGGCGAACAGGACATCAAG aaACTGGCTGACCACTTCAACCTTCCCGTTGACGCAACACTGCACAACTGGAGGCAGGTTCGAGGCAGCCTACAGGGCACAGAGAAGAAGGCTGAAGAGGCAATGGAGTGGGTGACCATCCATTTGCGTAATAGCCACGACCAGCTCTACAAGCTGGCATCCGTTGGCCTGCTCCTCCCTACATCTACAGCTG aCTGCGAGAGGGGATTCAGCACGATGAAAAGGATAAAGACGGATAATCGTGCTCGCATGAAGTCTGCTGTCCTCAATGCACTGATGACGGTCAGCATTGAAGGGCCAGACATTGAGGCAGTAGACTTCGGGTAA